Proteins from a single region of Melanotaenia boesemani isolate fMelBoe1 chromosome 3, fMelBoe1.pri, whole genome shotgun sequence:
- the ift52 gene encoding intraflagellar transport protein 52 homolog, giving the protein MEKEQQNAIIFNASKRELFTTNNGYKSVQKKLRAQWKIQSIKEELSVEKLKGAKLWITAGPREKFTASELEVLKNYLDGGGNMLVMLGEGGEVKYDTNINFLLEEFGIMVNNDAVIRNVYYKYFHPKEALVSNGVLNREISRAAGKVVTGVIEDEAVGNDAQALTFVYPYGATLSVMKPAVAVLSTGLVCFPLNRPVLAFYQGKESGKLAVLGSCHMFSDQYVDKEENSKILDVVLQWLMTENIHLNQIDAEDPEITDYTMLPDIGRLSEQLRACLQEGDENPRDFTSLFDMSLFNLSTDTLPQVLSSYKQLNVKNEPLQLITPQFETPLPPLQPAVFPPALNDLPPPMLDLFDLDEMFSSEKVRLAQLTNKCTDDDLEFYIRKCGEILGVTPKLDKEQRDAKHILEHIFFQVVEFKKLNQEHDIDTEA; this is encoded by the exons ATGGAAAAAGAACAGCAGAATGCTATAATCTTCAATGCGTCTAAAAGAGAGCTGTTTACCACGAATAACGGATACAAGTCTGTGCAGAAGAAACTGAGGGCTCAATGGAAAATTCAGAG TATAAAGGAAGAACTCTCTGTGGAGAAGCTAAAAGGTGCCAAGCTGTGGATCACTGCAGGCCCGAGGGAGAAGTTCACAGCATCAGAG CTGGAGGTGCTGAAGAACTACCTGGACGGAGGGGGAAATATGCTGGTCATGCTCGGTGAAGGAGGAGAAGTGAAATATGACACAAACATCAACTTTCTCCTGGAGGAGTTTGGCATCATGGTCAACAATG ATGCTGTTATAAGGAATGTTTACTACAAATACTTCCATCCTAAAGAGGCCCTTGTGTCCAACGGTGTATTAAACAG AGAGATCAGTCGTGCTGCCGGCAAAGTCGTTACAGGAGTCATTGAGGACGAGGCTGTTGGAAATGATGCACA ggCTCTCACATTTGTTTACCCATATGGTGCCACACTAAGCGTGATGAAGCCTGCCGTGGCCGTTCTTTCAACCGGTTTGGTCTGCTTCCCTCTCAACAGGCCCGTCCTGGCCTTCTATCAGGGAAAG GAGTCCGGCAAGCTGGCTGTTTTGGGTTCCTGCCACATGTTCAGTGATCAGTACGTAGACAAAGAGGAGAACAGTAAAATCCTG GATGTTGTGCTTCAGTGGCTCATGACTGAGAATATTCATCTGAATCAAATTGATGCAGAAGATCCAGAG ATTACAGATTACACCATGCTGCCAGACATCGGCCGCTTGTCCGAGCAGCTTAGAGCGTGTTTACAAGAGGGCGACGAGAACCCAAGAgacttcacctccctctttgaTATGTCTCTGTTCAATCTGTCCACTGACACTTTACCCCAAGTCTTAAG ttcCTATAAGCAgctaaatgtgaaaaatgagcCGCTTCAGTTGATCACGCCACAGTTTGAGACGCCACTGCCTCCGCTTCAACCTGCC GTTTTCCCACCTGCCCTGAATGATTTACCTCCTCCCATGCTGGACCTGTTCGATCTGGATGAAATGTTCTCGTCAGAGAAAGTGCGCCTTGCACAGCTCACCAATAAAT GCACCGACGATGATCTGGAGTTTTATATACGCAAATGTGGTGAAATTCTGGGGGTGACTCCAAAACTGGATAAAGAGCAGAGGGACGCCAAGCACATCTTGGAACACATTTTCTTCCAGGTTGTAGAGTTCAAGAAACTCAACCAG GAGCACGATATCGACACAGAAGCCTGA
- the acot8 gene encoding acyl-coenzyme A thioesterase 8, producing MAEGEVEENRGVSQLTVVSGNVSVTESLENDSLQNTQDLKSVLVTSVLNLEKLDVDLYRGTHHWVPRTQRLFGGQIIGQALVAAAKSVGDNLYAHSLHCYFVRAGDPKVPVLYQVDRTRDGRSFTVRSVKAIQHGQPILICQASFQVQQPSPLQHQFTMPVVPQPEDLLTVEELIHLYLNKSDLTERAKEGLNKLLANEVPIEIKPVNPSHFYRLTPGEPRRLFWGRARGHIGDGNMKLHCCVAAYVSDFALLGTILLPYSKYKARFSASLDHAMWFHNPFRSDEWMLYECESPWAGSSRGLVQGRLWRRDGVLAASCSQEGVLRVKSATETSKL from the exons atgGCGGAAGGAGAAGTAGAGGAAAACAGAGGCGTTAGCCAGTTAACTGTTGTTTCAGGTAACGTGTCTGTTACTGAGTCACTTGAAAATGACAGCTTACAGAACACACAAGACCTGAAAAGCGTCCTCGTTACCAGCGTGTTAAACCTGGAGAAGTTAGACGTTGACCTGTACAG GGGAACACATCACTGGGTGCCCCGAACCCAGCGTTTGTTTGGAGGACAGATAATCGGTCAAGCTCTGGTTGCTGCAGCCAAATCTGTCGGTGACAATCTTTACGCCCACTCCCTCCACTGCTACTTTGTACGAGCAG gGGACCCCAAAGTTCCAGTTCTGTACCAGGTGGACCGCACAAGAGATGGTCGCAGTTTCACAGTGCGCTCTGTGAAGGCCATCCAGCATGGACAACCTATACTGATCTGCCAAGCATCCTTCCAAGTGCAGCAGCCGAGCCCCCTGCAGCACCAGTTCACCATGCCCGTGGTCCCCCAGCCTGAGGACTTGCTCACTGTGGAGGAGCTCATCCACCTTTATCTCAA TAAATCTGACCTGACAGAGCGGGCAAAAGAAGGCCTTAACAAACTTCTGGCTAATGAGGTTCCCATTGAGATAAAGCCTGTTAACCCTTCACACTTCTACAGACTGACTCCAGGAGAACCAAGACGGTTGTTTTGGGGGCGAGCACGAGGACATATTG GTGATGGTAACATGAAGCTGCACTGCTGCGTCGCTGCCTACGTATCAGACTTTGCTCTCCTGGGCACCATCCTGCTGCCGTACTCCAAATACAAAGCCCGCTTCTCCGCCTCTCTGGACCACGCCATGTGGTTCCACAACCCTTTCCGCAGTGATGAGTGGATGCTGTATGAGTGTGAAAGCCCATGGGCAG GGAGCAGTAGGGGACTAGTACAAGGCCGACTGTGGAGAAGAGATGGCGTGCTGGCTGCGTCGTGTTCCCAGGAGGGGGTCCTGAGAGTAAAATCAGCCACAGAGACCAGCAAACTATAG